Proteins encoded by one window of Rhodobium gokarnense:
- the nifT gene encoding putative nitrogen fixation protein NifT, which yields MPNVMLRRSDDGQLLFYVAKKDLEETVVSVETDTDDAWGGTIELSDGSKYFIEPISPRPDFPTTLRFNRA from the coding sequence ATGCCCAACGTAATGCTGAGACGAAGCGACGACGGACAGCTCCTGTTCTACGTCGCCAAGAAAGACCTGGAGGAAACGGTGGTCTCGGTCGAGACCGATACCGACGACGCCTGGGGCGGCACCATCGAGCTGTCGGACGGGTCGAAATATTTCATCGAACCGATCAGCCCGCGGCCCGACTTTCCAACCACCTTGCGCTTCAACCGCGCCTGA
- the nifD gene encoding nitrogenase molybdenum-iron protein alpha chain, translated as MSTMTKQETEDLIQEVLEVYPEKAAKDRAKHLTANDQSVEKSSKCITSNRKSLPGVMTIRGCAYAGSRGVVWGPVKDMIHISHGPVGCGQYSRAGRRNYYVGTTGVNTFTTMNFTSDFQEKDIVFGGDKKLAKIIDEIEMLFPLNKGITVQSECPIGLIGDDIEAVSKTKAQEHGKTMVPVRCEGFRGVSQSLGHHIANDSIRDWVFPKSEGKAFEATDYDVTIIGDYNIGGDAWSSRILLEEMGLRVIAQWSGDGTLAEMENTPKAKLNLLHCYRSMNYISRYMEEKHGIPWMEYNFFGPTKIEEALRKIAERFDDKIKEGAERVIEKYRPQWQAVVDKYRPRLEGKRVMLYVGGLRPRHIIGAYEDLGMEVVGTGYEFAHNDDYDRTIQEMGNATLIYDDVTGYEFEEFVKRVKPDLIGSGIKEKYIFQKMGIPFRQMHSWDYSGPYHGYDGFAIFARDMDMTLNNPCWDAITPPWKRGSSDIAEAAE; from the coding sequence ATGTCGACAATGACCAAGCAAGAGACCGAAGACCTCATCCAGGAGGTTCTCGAGGTCTATCCCGAAAAGGCCGCCAAGGACCGCGCCAAGCACCTGACGGCGAACGACCAGTCGGTCGAAAAATCGTCCAAGTGCATCACCTCGAACCGCAAGTCGCTGCCGGGCGTGATGACGATCCGCGGCTGCGCCTATGCCGGCTCGCGCGGCGTGGTGTGGGGTCCGGTCAAGGACATGATCCACATTTCGCACGGCCCGGTCGGCTGCGGCCAGTACTCGCGTGCCGGTCGCCGCAACTACTATGTCGGCACCACCGGCGTGAACACCTTCACGACGATGAACTTCACCTCCGACTTCCAGGAGAAGGACATCGTCTTCGGCGGCGACAAGAAGCTGGCCAAGATCATCGACGAGATCGAGATGCTGTTCCCGCTGAACAAGGGCATCACGGTGCAGTCGGAATGCCCGATCGGCCTGATCGGCGACGACATCGAGGCGGTCTCCAAGACCAAGGCGCAGGAACACGGCAAGACCATGGTGCCGGTCCGCTGCGAGGGCTTCCGGGGCGTGTCCCAATCGCTCGGCCACCACATCGCCAACGACTCGATCCGCGACTGGGTGTTCCCGAAGTCGGAAGGCAAGGCGTTCGAGGCGACCGACTACGACGTCACCATCATCGGCGACTACAACATCGGCGGCGACGCCTGGTCCTCGCGCATCCTGCTTGAGGAGATGGGGCTTCGCGTGATCGCCCAGTGGTCCGGCGACGGCACGCTGGCGGAGATGGAAAACACCCCGAAGGCCAAGCTCAACCTTCTGCACTGCTACCGCTCGATGAACTACATCTCGCGGTACATGGAAGAAAAGCACGGCATTCCGTGGATGGAATACAACTTCTTCGGCCCGACCAAGATCGAGGAAGCGCTGCGCAAGATCGCCGAGCGTTTCGACGACAAGATCAAGGAAGGCGCCGAGCGGGTCATCGAGAAGTATCGCCCGCAGTGGCAGGCGGTGGTCGACAAGTACCGCCCGCGCCTGGAAGGCAAACGGGTCATGCTCTATGTCGGCGGCCTTCGTCCGCGCCACATCATCGGCGCCTACGAGGATCTCGGCATGGAAGTCGTCGGCACGGGCTACGAGTTCGCGCACAACGACGACTACGACCGCACCATCCAGGAGATGGGCAACGCGACGCTGATCTACGACGACGTCACCGGCTACGAATTCGAGGAATTCGTCAAGCGCGTGAAGCCCGACCTGATAGGCTCCGGCATCAAGGAAAAGTACATCTTCCAGAAGATGGGCATTCCGTTCCGCCAGATGCACTCCTGGGATTATTCGGGTCCCTATCACGGCTATGACGGCTTCGCCATCTTCGCCCGCGACATGGACATGACCCTCAACAATCCGTGCTGGGACGCGATCACGCCGCCGTGGAAGCGCGGCAGCTCCGACATCGCGGAAGCGGCCGAGTAG
- a CDS encoding 4Fe-4S binding protein encodes MAMMIVADVCTACGDCEPDCPTSAIFPRKGVYAIDAEKCTECEGEHDNPRCLELCMEDDCIVPA; translated from the coding sequence ATGGCCATGATGATTGTTGCCGACGTTTGCACCGCCTGCGGCGACTGCGAACCCGATTGCCCGACCAGCGCGATTTTCCCGCGCAAGGGCGTCTATGCCATCGACGCCGAGAAATGCACCGAATGCGAGGGCGAGCACGACAATCCGCGCTGCCTGGAGCTGTGCATGGAGGACGATTGCATCGTCCCGGCGTAA
- the nifK gene encoding nitrogenase molybdenum-iron protein subunit beta: MSQTVDNIKPSYPLFREEDYKKSLGDKQALFEEKVDQGKIEEIFQWTTTEEYKDLNFSREALTINPAKACQPLGAVLCSLGFEKTLPYVHGSQGCVAYFRTYFNRHFKEPIACVSDSMIEDAAVFGGQKNMFDGLKNAKALYKPEMIMVSTTCMAEVIGDDLNAFIGNAKKEGHIEEDFPTPFAHTPSFVGSHTTGWDNMFEGTIRYFTLNNMEDKEVGSNGKINIVPGFETYLGNYRVMHRYMQEMGVSYSFLCDPTEVLDTPADGEYRMYAGGTKREEVEDAPNAIDTLLLQPWQLVKTRKYTKATWTHETPAIDIPMGLAGTDAFLMKVSELTGKPIPASIETERGRLVDMMTDSHAWLHGKKYALWGDADFVMGLSKFLLELGAEPRHIVCHHANKRWKKAMDKILDDSPYGKDCEVHVGKDLWHMRSLVFTDRPDFMIGNSYGKFIERDTRYKGEEFQVPLIRIGFPIFDRHHLHRSTTLGYEGAMTILTTLVNGVLEQLDKETMGMGTTDYNYDLVR; this comes from the coding sequence ATGAGCCAGACAGTCGATAACATCAAGCCCAGTTACCCGCTGTTCCGGGAAGAGGACTACAAGAAGTCGCTCGGCGACAAGCAGGCGCTGTTCGAGGAAAAGGTCGACCAGGGAAAGATCGAGGAGATCTTCCAGTGGACGACCACCGAGGAATACAAGGACCTCAACTTCTCCCGCGAGGCCCTGACCATCAACCCGGCGAAGGCCTGCCAGCCGCTCGGCGCGGTGCTGTGCTCGCTCGGCTTCGAGAAGACCCTGCCGTATGTGCATGGCAGCCAGGGGTGCGTCGCCTATTTCCGCACCTACTTCAACCGCCACTTCAAGGAGCCGATCGCCTGCGTGTCGGACTCCATGATCGAGGACGCGGCGGTGTTCGGCGGCCAGAAGAACATGTTCGACGGCCTGAAGAACGCCAAGGCTCTCTACAAGCCGGAAATGATCATGGTCTCGACCACCTGCATGGCCGAGGTCATCGGTGACGACCTCAACGCCTTCATCGGCAACGCCAAGAAGGAAGGTCACATCGAGGAAGACTTCCCGACCCCGTTCGCGCACACGCCGAGCTTCGTCGGCTCGCACACGACCGGCTGGGACAACATGTTCGAGGGGACGATCCGCTACTTCACCCTCAACAACATGGAGGACAAGGAAGTCGGCTCGAACGGCAAGATCAACATCGTGCCGGGCTTTGAGACCTATCTCGGCAACTACCGGGTCATGCACCGCTACATGCAGGAGATGGGTGTTTCCTACTCGTTCCTGTGCGATCCCACCGAGGTGCTCGACACGCCGGCCGACGGCGAATACCGGATGTATGCCGGCGGCACCAAGCGGGAAGAGGTCGAGGACGCGCCGAACGCCATCGACACCCTGCTCCTGCAGCCCTGGCAGCTCGTCAAGACCCGCAAATACACCAAGGCGACCTGGACCCACGAGACCCCGGCCATCGACATCCCGATGGGTCTTGCCGGCACCGACGCCTTCCTGATGAAGGTCTCGGAGCTGACCGGCAAGCCGATCCCGGCCTCCATCGAGACCGAGCGCGGCCGCCTCGTCGACATGATGACCGACAGCCACGCCTGGCTGCACGGCAAGAAATACGCCCTTTGGGGCGACGCCGACTTCGTCATGGGTCTTTCCAAGTTCCTGCTGGAGCTCGGCGCCGAGCCGCGTCACATCGTCTGCCACCACGCCAACAAGCGCTGGAAGAAGGCGATGGACAAGATCCTCGACGACAGCCCCTACGGCAAGGATTGCGAAGTCCATGTCGGCAAGGACCTGTGGCACATGCGCTCGCTGGTCTTCACCGACAGGCCGGACTTCATGATCGGCAACTCCTACGGCAAGTTCATCGAGCGCGACACCCGCTACAAGGGCGAGGAGTTCCAGGTGCCGCTGATCCGGATCGGCTTCCCGATCTTCGATCGGCATCACCTGCACCGCTCCACCACCCTCGGCTACGAGGGCGCCATGACCATCCTGACGACCCTCGTCAACGGTGTCCTGGAGCAGCTCGACAAGGAAACCATGGGCATGGGGACGACGGACTACAACTACGACCTGGTCCGCTAA